The DNA window TGTACGGGCACGGGCCGTCGCTGGAGTCGTTCACCGACCAGACCCCGCTCTCGGTGGGCAGCCCGCAGGAGGTCATCGACAAGACGCTGACCTTCCGCGAGCACTTCGGCGACTACCAGCGCCAGCTGTTCCTCGTCGACCACGCGGGCCTGCCGCTGAAGACCGTGCTGGAGCAGCTCGACCTGCTCGGCGAAGAGGTGGTTCCGGTGCTGCGCAAGGAACTCGACGTGAAACGGCCGTCGCACGTGCCGGACGGCCCGACGCACGCTTCGCTCAAGGCAGCGAAAGCGGGCGCCGTGGTCTGACCCGGGGCGCGGCGGGCACGATGCCCGCCGCGCCCCGGCGGTCAGGCCTGGTTCGCGCGCTGGATGTAGTCGATCATCTCCTGCGACGGGCCGCCCGCCCGCGCGATGTCGTCGGCGTTTTCCGCGCGCATGCGGAAGTTCGCCTCGCGCAGGCCGCTGTCGCCGTCGTCGAACGCCGACAGCAGCTCCATCCAGCGCTTCGCGAGCGCGCGCACCTTCGGGTCAGTCGGCTCGGTCCCAGCGTCCATTTCGGACTGGACGCGCGTGATCAGCGCACCCCATTCCGCGCGCACGTTGTCGAAGTAGTCCGCGCCGAGCCGGTCCCGCCGCTGCTCCAGCGCGGCGATCTGCTCCTGGGAAAAGTAGCTCTGGAAGGTTTCACTCATTTTCGACACCTCGTCGACCAGTTCCAGCAGGTCCGGAGTCGTCGGGGGAGCACCGGTGCCCACCCTGGCCAGCAGCGCGGTGACCGAACCGTGCAGGCTGCGCAGCCCGGTGATGCGCGCTTCGATCCTGGCCAGGTGCCCGGCGAGGATGTCGCCGAGTGAGTCCGGTTCGCCGTCGAGGATCGCGGCGATCTGCTCCAGCGGCAGCCCGAGGTCGCGCAGCGCCACCACCTGGTACAGCCGCCGGACATCGGCGTCGCCGTAGAGCCGGTGACCGGACGAGGTCCTCGACGACGGGCTGAGCAGTCCGATCGCGTCCCAGTGGTGCAACGTGCGTACCGTCAGCCCAGCCGACTTCGCCAGCTCACCGACTTTGAACCCGTGGTTCACCCGTGCCCTCCGACTTTCTCCACCGCCGCGGGTGCGACGGCGGAACCGACGCTATGAACTGACGTCGCGTCAGGTTCAAGCCCTTTCCGCGAGCGTAACGCGCACGGTTGTCACGAACCGGCGAGCTGTCTTGTCCCAAGGGAGTGAAGACCAAGACGAACACCGCCGTGCTGACGGGACTGACCTTCCTGACCGTGACCCAGGCCGCGCTCGGCGGCTGGATCCTGCTCGCACCACGATCCTTCTTTTCGCTGGCGTGGGTGCACATGCACCTGCCCTACAACGGACACCTCCTCCTCGACTTCGGCGCGATGAACCTGGCGCTCGCGGTGCTGCTGGCCGCCGCGGCGGTGAGCGGGGAAGCGGCACTGGTGCGTACCGCTTTGGTGACCTATCTGGTGTTCGCGGCCGCGCACGCGCTCATTCACACCCGCTATCTCGACCACCTGCCGCCCGCGCAGTCGGCTGTGCTGATGACCCTGTTGACGCTCGCCGCGGTGATCCCGGTGGTGCTGCTCGTCATCGCGGCCCGAGGTACATCCCGCCGCTGACGTCGAGCACCTGGCCGGTGATCCAGCGCGCGTCGTCCGAGGCGAGGAAGGCGACCGCGTCCGCGATGTCGTCCGCCGCGCCGACCCGGCCGAGCGCCGTCAGCGAAGCGATCTGCTCGGCCACGCCGGGTGTGGCGAGCAGGGCTTCGTTCACGTCGGTGTCGGTGGCCCCCGGAGTGACCGTGTTGATGGTGATCCCGCGCGGACCGAGCGCGTTCGCGAGCGTTTTGCCGAGCACTTCGACGGCGGCCTTCGACATCGCGAACGAAGCCTGGTGCGGAGTCGCGATCCGCGTGCACGCCGAGGAAAGCGTGATCACGCGGCCGCCGTCCGGCAACAGGGGCAACGCCCGGCGGGTGACGAAGAACGGCGCCTTGACGTTGATCGCGAAGATCCGGTCGAACCGTGCCGGAGTGGTGTCCTCCATCGGTCCGTCCGGGCCCGCCGCGGCGTTGTTCACCAGTATGTCGAGCGGTTTCCCCGCGAGATGTCCTTCGAGGGCGTCGAAAAGCTCGTCCACCGCGGCGTCGGTACCGAATTCGGCGCCGATGGCGAACGCACCCCCGCCCGCCGCCGCCACGGTCTCCTTCGCCGCGGCTTCGTCGCGGCCGTAGTGCACCGCGACCCGGGCGCCGTCTGCGGCGAGCCGGACCGCGATCGCGCGGCCGATCCCCCGTGACGCCCCGGTCACCAGTGCGGTCTTCCCGGCCAGGTTCCCCATGCTAAAACTCCGTTCGCTGTCGATGTGGCCAGCATGGGCGCACCCGCGCACGAACTACGCACGGTTCACGCACGAGGGCCTGGGTCCGACCCGCAGCGGGATGTCGAGAACGCGGCGCCCGTTCCGTCCCAGGGGCACAGCAACGAAACCACCCGTACCGAAAGGACCGCCAGCATGGCTGTCGCCACTGACATCGACCGAACCCACGACCGGCAGGTCAGATGTTCGGTCCCAGGTCGACTTGCCAGACGACCGACCGTATGTGCGGACGGCATGGGATGGTGAGGCGGTGGACATGACTGAAACCCTGGGCGCGGTGGCACATTCGGGTGGCTTGCTGGTACGCCGACCGGAACTGACCGTCGGTGTTGTGCGCGCGGTGTCCGTGCTCTCGGCTTTGGAGATCGAACTGCTGGCCCGCCGTCCGCTGGATCGTCGTAGTGCGACCCAACGGCAGCAGGACATCCACGACAGGCTCTCGATCCAGCCGACAGCCGCGCCCCGTCGGTTGTTGCCGCCTTACGACGAGGGCGATGACCTGCGCGTCGGCTGGCTCGATCACGCTGGCCACGTGCACTGGGAATTCGCCACGTCTTACTCGTCGAGTGACGGTGACCATTTTCTCGGCACGTCCGGCCCCACTTACCGGGCTGTGTTCCGGCTTCCACCGATATTCGACCAGATGTCGCTCGTGCTCGCATGGCCGGAGATCGGCTTCCCGGAAACAGTTATCACCATGCCGCTACCTGACCGGACCACCGTGGAGCGAGCCACGACCTCGATTTGGCAAGCACCACTGGACATTCGTCCCGTGCCGGAAGGGGTCACGCACCATGCCGACTTCGGCCACGACTCGCCGGCCATCGAAGCTGGCACGAACGTCGCGCCACCGCGAGTACTACACCGCCGCGATCACCGCGCCGCCGTCGTGCTCACTCGACTGACCGCCACGAACTCGATGCTGTCCATGGAGCTGCTCAGCATCGCCAAGGAGGATGCCGCGGACGCGATCGACGCCCATGCGTTCCCGCTTTCGCGACCAACGTCGGGCGCGCTGGACGACCCAGCCCAGATCCGAGTAACTGGCCCTGGCGCCTCCGCAGCGGTCATCCAAGGACACGAGGCCTTCTGGATCCGACAAGGTGACAGCTCCTCCGCTGGAGGTAACCAGACCTTTTCCTGCCTCCAGGAGTTCACGCTGAACCGCCCGCGCGACGACCTGCTCGACCTGATCGTGGCCTGGCCCCTCGCCGGACTCCCCGACGTGCGAGTGAACATTCCCCTCAACCCGACCTGAGCCGCGGCGTTGTCCTTCCCGACAGCGCATGGCCATCTGTAGCTCACTCCGCGGGGCTGACTTCGGGGAGGAGGGCGAGGCCCGCCTTCGCCCGTGCGCGAGTGTCGTCCGCGCCGTCGAGCGCCAGTTCGAACAGGTGGCGAGCGGCGAGGACGTCACCGCGCAGGCGCGCGATCTCGCCGAGCCCGCATTGGGCCCGCGCCACGGTCTCGGAGCCGCCGCTCGTGTGCGCGAGTTCGACGGCGCGCTCGTAGTCGGCGTGCGCAGCGGCGAGGTCGCCGCCGGCGCAGATGACGCCGTAGGCGCGGCGGCACAACAGGTCCGCGGTGTCGCGGACGGCACCGAGTTCGGCGAGTTCGGCCAGCGCTTGACCGGTCAGTTCGGCCGCCTCTTCGTGCGCGCCCCACCAGTGCGCGAGTTCGGCGAGCCGGTCCAGCGCGTTGGCGACGCCCCAGCGGTCGCCGATCGACCGGAACCCGTCCAGCGCGCGGCGGAACGACGCCTCAGCCGCGCGGGCCCTGCCGCGGAACAGCGCGCGGTGACCCGTGCCGAGGTCGCGGAGCGCGGACGGCCACGCGTCGTCGCCGAGCAGGTCCGGCGGCACGTCCTCGCCGGGTTTTCCGGCCATCCGGAAGAGGAACAGGACCTGCGGCCGCCGCAGCCGCAGTCCCGGTTCGGTGAGAATCGAGTCGGCGAGCTGGAACGCGGAGGGATCGTCCGAATCCGCGTTCACCACGCACAGCACGTACTCCTCCGCGAGACCGGGCAACGGCCCTTCGGCGAGCAGACGCGCGGCGAGGTGCCTGCCTTCGTCCCGCCTGCCGGAAAGCCACCAGTACCAGGAAAGCGCGCCAGCGAAGCGGAAACCCGTGGCGAAGTCGGTGCCGGCCACCGCGTCGCGGAACGCGGCGTGGAGATTGCCGTGTTCGGCCTTCAGCCGTGCCAGCCAGGTGAGCTGGTCCGCCGCGCGCAAACCGGGATCGGCCGTTTCGGCGAGTTCGAGGAAGTACCGCGTGTGCGCGTCGCGGAGCCGTTCTCGCTCAGCCGCTTCGACGAGTTGTCCGCAGGCGAATTCGCGGACGGTTTCCAGCATGCGGTAGCGCCCGCCCTGAAGCTCCACAAAGGACTTCGCGACTAGTGCGCTGAGAACGTCCGCGGTGTCGTCGGCGCCGCAGATCGCCGATACGGCGTTGATGGTCGCACCCCCGGTGAACACCGTCAGCCGACGCGCGAGGGTCTGCTCTTCGCCGGTGAGCAGCTGCCAGCTCCACGCCACGACCGCGTGCAGGGTCCGGTGCCGTGGCGTCGCGGTGCGGTCGCCATGCGACAGCAGTCGGAAGCGGTCGACGATCCGTTCCGCGACCTCGTCCAGCGGCAGTGCGCGCAGGCGTGCGGCGGCGAGTTCGATCGCCAGCGGGAGGCCGTCGAGCAGCGCGCAGATCCGGGCGATCGCCTCGATCGCGCGTTCGTCGGGATCGAACCCCGGTCGCACGGCGGCGGCCCGGTCGACGAACAGGCGCACGGACGGAGTCGTGCGCGCTTCGGTGCGCTCGGCGCCGGGGGAGGGGACCACGAGCGGAGCGAGGACGTGCAGCGACTCGCCTGTGATGCCGAGCGCTTCCCTTGTCGTGGTGAGCAGCCGCGCGTGCGGGCAGCGGGTCAGGACCAGTTTCGCCAGCCGCGCCGTCGCGTCGACGACGTGCTCGCAGTTGTCCAGCACGAGCAGCGGGGCGCGGTCCGAGAGCGCCGCCACCAGCGCGGTTTCCGCGTCAGGGGCGCCCCTGCCAGGCAGCAGCCCGGAATCCCGCGCCCCGACCGCGGCGAGCACCGCGTGCAGGACGCCGTGTTCGTCCACTGTGGACAGGTCGGCGAAGCAACTGTCCCGCTGCCGTGCGATCTCGACCGCCAGCCGGGTTTTCCCGCTGCCACCCGCGCCCGTCACGGTGACCAACCGCGATTCCCCGAGCAGCTTTCCGACGCGTTCGACGTCGTCTTCACGGCCGACGAAGCTCGTGAACGGCGCGGGCGGCGCGATCGAAGACGGTACCGCTCGGAGGATCGCGAGATGGACGTTCGCGAGTTCGGGGGAAGGGTCGGCGCCGAGTTCGTCGGCGAGCCGCCGCCGGATCCGGTCGAACGTTGCGAGCGCGTCGGCCTGCCTGCCCGAGCCGTGCAACGCGCGCATGAGCAGGGCGTGCGAGCGCTCGCGCAGCGGATGATCCGCGACGAGCGTTTCGAGCGTGTCGACGACGTCGCGGGTTTCGCCCGTCACGAGGCGGGCTTCGGCGAGATCCTCCATCGCGCCGAGCCGCCGCTCGTCGAACCGCGCGGCGGCGTCAGCGGCGAAGGGTGCGTCGAGGACATCGGACAACGCGTCGCCGCGCCAAAGGCCGAGCGCTTCGTCGAGCAGGCGCGCGGCGAGGGCGGGATCGCTCGCGAGCGCCCGGTTCCCGTCGTTCGCGAGCCGGGTGAAGCGGTGGGCGTCGACGTCGTCAGGGTCGATCGCGATGCGGTACCCGGCGGGGTGGTGCTCGACGAGCCCCGGCACGACGCGGCGCAGCCGCGACACCTGCGACTGCACCGCGTTCGCCTGCGCCGGTTCGTGGTAGAGGCCGCCGAGTATCCGTTCGTGGCCGACCACGCGGCCCGCGTCGAGCAGGAGCAGCACCAGCAGGGCGCGCAGGCCCGGCCCACCCGGCGGCACCGGCTCGCCCGTGGTGGACCGGATCTCCGTCGGGCCGAGGATGCCGAACCGCACGCCGCCGAGTATCCCGCGACGGCCGTTGCGGGGCCGCCGCGGGTGCGGCGGCTAGCGCAACCTCACTGGCAGCGCGGTCAGCCGCCAGACGGTCGGCATGTCGGGACGTGCCAGGTCCTCCGGTGCGACCGCGAGCCGGAGACCGGGGTAGCGGCGGGCGAGCGCGGCGAACGCGACTTCACCCTCCTGGCGCGCCAGCGCGGCGCCGAGGCAGTAGTGGATGCCGTGGGAGAAGGCGACGTGCGTCTCCCTCGGCCCGTCGCTTTCCCTGGTGATGTCGAGCGTGTCGGGCTCGGGGAACCGACGAGGGTCGTGGTTCGCGCCCGCGGGAACGGCCATCACGGCGTCGCCCTTGCGGATCAGCTCGCCCGCGAGGTCGACGTCTTCGATCGCGTAGCGGATCTTGGTGCCGAGGATCGGGCTGCAGTACCGGAGCAGCTCCTGCGTCGCCCTCGGTGCCAGCTCGGGCTTTTCCCGCAGCAGTGCGAACTGGTCCGGGTGCGTGAGCAGGGCGACCGTCCCGTTGGCGATCAGGTTGGCCGTGGTCTCGTGCCCCGCGAACACCAGCGCGAGGATGAACGTGATCAGCTCGGTGGGGCTGAGCTGCTCGTTGCCCTCGGCTTCGACGAGCGCCGAAACGAGATCGCCCGCAGGCTCGGCCCGGCGGCGTTCGATGAGGTCCTCGCAGTAGGCGACGAGGTCGCGCATGCACTCGCCGATCCCTTCGCCGGTGGGGGAGGACAGCGTGCTGGACCAGACACGCCACTGTGGACGGTCGGCTTCCGGGATCCCGACCAGTTCGCAGATCACGGTGATCGGCAGCGGGTAGGCGAAGTCCGCGAGCAGATCGACCTCACCGTCGCCCGCGAAGGCCTCGACCTGGTCGAGCAGCTGTTCGGTCAGCTCTTCGACCCTGGGCCGGAGGTCCGCGATGCGGCGCACGGTGAACGCGCGGGAGACCAGCTTCCGCAGCCGCGTGTGGTCCGCGCCGTCGGCGTCGAGGATGCTGGCGGTGAGGTAGTGGTCGTACTCGGGCGGGAAGTTGCGGGCGCGCAGGGCCTGCGCGGTGCGGTCTTCCACCTCCCCGCCGGGCACGTTGGCCGGGTTGACCACGAACCTGGTGTCGCTGAGCACCGCCTTGACGTCCTCGTAGCGGGTGACGAGCCGGACCGAGCCCATCCCGGGCATTTCGGCGTCGACAAGCGGGCCGAGTTCGCGGATGCGCGCGTACTCCGCATACGGGTCGGCGTTCATCGCCGGACTGGCGAGGTCGACCGGTGCGCTGGACATGGAATCCCCTCCGTGGTGGTGCCCGGCTCGTAGCCGGATATTCACACACTACAAACGATTCACATATTTGTGAATACGATGAACGAGCGAACCTTGTCCTTGCCGGTCGGTGCGGTCAGATCACCGCGCGGATGGCGGTTTCGAAGTCCTTCACGTGGCTCGCCGCGACGTGCCGCGCCGCGTCGTGGTCGCCGTCGAGCACGGCCTGGATCAGGAAGCGGTGTTCCGCGATGTGCCCGGCCATGGTCTTCAGCCGCGGCAGGAACACGCACCAGATCCGGGTGGCGAGGTTGTCGTAGCGGATCAGGGTGTCTTCGAGGAACGGGTTGCCGGTGCTGTGGTAGATCGCGCGGTGGACGTCGAGGTCGAGGCGCATGAGCGCGTCGGACGGCGTGCGTTCGACGTCGTCATCGAGCTTCTCGAGCAGCGCTGCCAGCAGTGCGCGCTCGGCGTTGCTCGCGCGCTCGGCCGCCATCGCGGCCGCCATCGGTTCGAGCGTGTGCCGCACCTCGAAGATGTGGCCGAGATCGGCGATGTTCACGTCGGTGGCGAACGTGCCCCGGCGGGGGAAGACCGCGACGAGGCGCTCGTTCTCGAGCCGTTTGAGCGCTTCGCGGACGGGGGTGCGGCCGACTTCGAGGCCGCGGGCCAGCGCGTCCTCGTTGATGGGCTCGCCCGGTGCGATGTCGAGCATGACGAGCTGGTCGCGGATCGCCAGGTAGGCGCGTTCGGCGAGCGAACGGGGCGCTGTGGCCGGGGTCTTGACCGGGTCACTCATGCCACGTAGCGTAGCCCAACAACTGATATATCAGTCGACTGTCAGTTGGCGACCAGATTGGGGTCCCGGCATGCGCTCTCCTGATCTCCCCGACCACCCCGACCAGCTCTGGCGCAATCCGGAGCCGCGGCGGTCGTACGACGTGGTGATCGTCGGCGGGGGCGGCCACGGCCTCGCGACGGCCTACCACCTCGCGCGCCACCACGGCATCACGAACGTGGCGGTGCTGGAGAAGGGCTGGCTCGCCGGCGGGAACATGGCCCGCAACACCTGCATCATCCGCTCGAACTACCTGTGGGACGAGAGTTCGGGCATCTACGAGCATTCCCTGAAGCTCTGGGAAGGGCTCGAAGAGGAACTCGGCTACCCGATCCTGTTCAGCCAGCGCGGCGTCCTGAACCTCGCGCACAGCCTGCAGGACGTGCGCGACAGCGTCCGCAGGGTCAACGCGAACCGGCTCAACGGTATCGACGCCGAATGGCTCGACCCGGCGCAGGTGGCCGAGGTGTGCCCGATCGTCAACGTCTCGCCCGAGGTCAGGTACCCGGTGCTCGGTGCCACCTACCAGCCGCGGGCCGGTATCGCCAAGCACGACTACGTGGCGTGGGGGTACGCCCGCGCGGCGAGCGATCTCGGCGTCGACCTGATCCAGAACTGCGAGGTCACCGGCTTCGACATCAGCGACGGGAAGGTCACCGGCGTGCAGACCTCCCGCGGCCGCATCGCCGCGGGCCGCGTCGCGCTGTGCGCCGCCGGGCACACCTCCGTGCTCGCCGAACGGGCCGGGTTCCGGTTGCCGTTGCAGTCGCACCCGTTGCAGGCACTGGTGTCCGAGTTGCTCGAACCGGTGCACCCGACGGTGGTGATGTCGAACGCGGTGCACGTCTACGTTTCCCAGGCGCACAAAGGTGAGCTGGTGATGGGCGCGGGTGTCGACGGCTACAACGGGTACGGCAGGCGCGGCGCCTTCCACATCATCGAACGCCAGATGTCGGCGGCGCTGGAGCTGTTCCCGATTTTCGCCCGCGCGCATCTGCTGCGCACCTGGGCTGGGATCGTCGATGTCAGCCCGGACGCCTCCCCGATCATGGGACTGTCCCCTGTGGACGGTCTGTACCTCAACTGCGGCTGGGGAACCGGCGGGTTCAAGGCGACCCCGGGCGTGGGCAGCTGCTTCGCGCACACGATCGCCAACGACCGCCCCCACCCGTACAACGCCCCGTTCACCCTCGAACGCTTCACCACTGGCGCACTCGTCGACGAGCACGGCGCCGCCGCTGTGGCGCACTAGGAGCCTTGTCATGCAACTGATTCCCTGCCCCTGGTGCGGGCCGCGCGAGGAAACCGAATTCCACTACGGCGGGCAGGCGCACGTCGCCTACCCCGCGGATCCGGCCGCACTGTCCGATGAGGACTGGGCCGAGTTCGTGTTCTACCGGGACAACCCAGTCGGCCCGTTCGCGGAGCGCTGGGCGCACACCGCGGGGTGCCGCCGCTGGTTCAACGCGGTGCGCGACACCGTGACCTACGAGTTCCGCTCCGTGTACGAGATGGAGGGCATGGTGAATGACACTGGCGGAGCCCCGTTCGCGATGCCCGACCGGGTGCGGGTGTCCCGCAAGACACAGCGGGAGGTGGCGTCATGAGGATCCCGGCCCGCGGCCTGGTCGACCGGAGCACCGCGCTGCGGTTCA is part of the Amycolatopsis sp. CA-230715 genome and encodes:
- a CDS encoding sarcosine oxidase subunit beta family protein, whose protein sequence is MRSPDLPDHPDQLWRNPEPRRSYDVVIVGGGGHGLATAYHLARHHGITNVAVLEKGWLAGGNMARNTCIIRSNYLWDESSGIYEHSLKLWEGLEEELGYPILFSQRGVLNLAHSLQDVRDSVRRVNANRLNGIDAEWLDPAQVAEVCPIVNVSPEVRYPVLGATYQPRAGIAKHDYVAWGYARAASDLGVDLIQNCEVTGFDISDGKVTGVQTSRGRIAAGRVALCAAGHTSVLAERAGFRLPLQSHPLQALVSELLEPVHPTVVMSNAVHVYVSQAHKGELVMGAGVDGYNGYGRRGAFHIIERQMSAALELFPIFARAHLLRTWAGIVDVSPDASPIMGLSPVDGLYLNCGWGTGGFKATPGVGSCFAHTIANDRPHPYNAPFTLERFTTGALVDEHGAAAVAH
- a CDS encoding ATP-binding protein — translated: MRFGILGPTEIRSTTGEPVPPGGPGLRALLVLLLLDAGRVVGHERILGGLYHEPAQANAVQSQVSRLRRVVPGLVEHHPAGYRIAIDPDDVDAHRFTRLANDGNRALASDPALAARLLDEALGLWRGDALSDVLDAPFAADAAARFDERRLGAMEDLAEARLVTGETRDVVDTLETLVADHPLRERSHALLMRALHGSGRQADALATFDRIRRRLADELGADPSPELANVHLAILRAVPSSIAPPAPFTSFVGREDDVERVGKLLGESRLVTVTGAGGSGKTRLAVEIARQRDSCFADLSTVDEHGVLHAVLAAVGARDSGLLPGRGAPDAETALVAALSDRAPLLVLDNCEHVVDATARLAKLVLTRCPHARLLTTTREALGITGESLHVLAPLVVPSPGAERTEARTTPSVRLFVDRAAAVRPGFDPDERAIEAIARICALLDGLPLAIELAAARLRALPLDEVAERIVDRFRLLSHGDRTATPRHRTLHAVVAWSWQLLTGEEQTLARRLTVFTGGATINAVSAICGADDTADVLSALVAKSFVELQGGRYRMLETVREFACGQLVEAAERERLRDAHTRYFLELAETADPGLRAADQLTWLARLKAEHGNLHAAFRDAVAGTDFATGFRFAGALSWYWWLSGRRDEGRHLAARLLAEGPLPGLAEEYVLCVVNADSDDPSAFQLADSILTEPGLRLRRPQVLFLFRMAGKPGEDVPPDLLGDDAWPSALRDLGTGHRALFRGRARAAEASFRRALDGFRSIGDRWGVANALDRLAELAHWWGAHEEAAELTGQALAELAELGAVRDTADLLCRRAYGVICAGGDLAAAHADYERAVELAHTSGGSETVARAQCGLGEIARLRGDVLAARHLFELALDGADDTRARAKAGLALLPEVSPAE
- a CDS encoding GntR family transcriptional regulator, yielding MSDPVKTPATAPRSLAERAYLAIRDQLVMLDIAPGEPINEDALARGLEVGRTPVREALKRLENERLVAVFPRRGTFATDVNIADLGHIFEVRHTLEPMAAAMAAERASNAERALLAALLEKLDDDVERTPSDALMRLDLDVHRAIYHSTGNPFLEDTLIRYDNLATRIWCVFLPRLKTMAGHIAEHRFLIQAVLDGDHDAARHVAASHVKDFETAIRAVI
- a CDS encoding sarcosine oxidase subunit delta → MQLIPCPWCGPREETEFHYGGQAHVAYPADPAALSDEDWAEFVFYRDNPVGPFAERWAHTAGCRRWFNAVRDTVTYEFRSVYEMEGMVNDTGGAPFAMPDRVRVSRKTQREVAS
- a CDS encoding SDR family NAD(P)-dependent oxidoreductase → MGNLAGKTALVTGASRGIGRAIAVRLAADGARVAVHYGRDEAAAKETVAAAGGGAFAIGAEFGTDAAVDELFDALEGHLAGKPLDILVNNAAAGPDGPMEDTTPARFDRIFAINVKAPFFVTRRALPLLPDGGRVITLSSACTRIATPHQASFAMSKAAVEVLGKTLANALGPRGITINTVTPGATDTDVNEALLATPGVAEQIASLTALGRVGAADDIADAVAFLASDDARWITGQVLDVSGGMYLGPR
- a CDS encoding cytochrome P450 family protein — translated: MSSAPVDLASPAMNADPYAEYARIRELGPLVDAEMPGMGSVRLVTRYEDVKAVLSDTRFVVNPANVPGGEVEDRTAQALRARNFPPEYDHYLTASILDADGADHTRLRKLVSRAFTVRRIADLRPRVEELTEQLLDQVEAFAGDGEVDLLADFAYPLPITVICELVGIPEADRPQWRVWSSTLSSPTGEGIGECMRDLVAYCEDLIERRRAEPAGDLVSALVEAEGNEQLSPTELITFILALVFAGHETTANLIANGTVALLTHPDQFALLREKPELAPRATQELLRYCSPILGTKIRYAIEDVDLAGELIRKGDAVMAVPAGANHDPRRFPEPDTLDITRESDGPRETHVAFSHGIHYCLGAALARQEGEVAFAALARRYPGLRLAVAPEDLARPDMPTVWRLTALPVRLR
- a CDS encoding MerR family transcriptional regulator gives rise to the protein MNHGFKVGELAKSAGLTVRTLHHWDAIGLLSPSSRTSSGHRLYGDADVRRLYQVVALRDLGLPLEQIAAILDGEPDSLGDILAGHLARIEARITGLRSLHGSVTALLARVGTGAPPTTPDLLELVDEVSKMSETFQSYFSQEQIAALEQRRDRLGADYFDNVRAEWGALITRVQSEMDAGTEPTDPKVRALAKRWMELLSAFDDGDSGLREANFRMRAENADDIARAGGPSQEMIDYIQRANQA